Sequence from the Desulfurella sp. genome:
TAAAATAATTGCTCGTTCTATTGTATTTTCAAGTTCTCTTACGTTACCAGGCCAATTGTAGCCTAATAGTATTTCAAGTGCATCATTTGAAATACCGTTTATATTTTTTTTAAATTTATTTGAGTATTTTTTTATGAAAAAATTAACTAAATCGGGTATATCTTCTCTTCTTTCTCTAAGTGGACTCAAAAAAATAGGAAATACATTTATTCTATAAAAAAGATCTTCTCTAAAAGAGCCATTTTTAACTTGTTCTGCTAAGTTTTTATTGGTTGTACAGATAATTCTTGTGTCTATTTTTACACTTTCAGCTGAGCCTAATTTATCAACAACCTTTTCTTGCAATACTCTAAGTAATTTTGCCTGTAATTCAAGAGGCATTTCGCTAATTTCGTCTAATAGTAGTGTTCCACCATTTGCCTGTTCGAATTTACCTTTATAGGTTTTTATTGCTCCGCTAAAAGCACCTTTTTCATAACCAAAAAGTTCTGATTCCAAAAGGTTTGAAGGTATGCTTGCACAATTTACACTGATAAATGGTTGTTTTGAGCGGTTTGATGATGCATGAATAAGTTTTGCTATCACTTCTTTGCCCGTGCCTGTTTCTCCACTTAATAGTACTGTGGCATCTGTATTTGCCACTTTTTTAATTAATTGAAGTATTTCTTGCATTTTTTCACTTTTAAAAACATAATCTCCATCATATGTGGTTTTACTTGCACAATCAAATTTTAAGCAACTGGATGATAATGAGAGGATTTTTTCGATAGTTTCTCTACTAAAAGGCTTTACTATAAAATCAAATGCGCCAAGCTTTATAGCCAAAACCGCTGTTTCGATCGTTCCAAATGCTGTCATTATAACAAAAGGAGTGTTAATATTATTTTGTTTTATCTGTTTTAAAAGATCAATGCCATCTACTTTTGGCATTTTAAGATCGCTTAAAATTAAATCAAATGATTCTTTTCTTAATATATTTAAGGCCTCTTTGGCATTTTGAGCCAAAATACACTCATGACCTAAATGTTTGAATGTAGAAAACAATGCAATTCTCAATTGTTCATCATCATCTACAATTAGCACCTTCATTTTTTCTTCTCAGTGTTAT
This genomic interval carries:
- a CDS encoding sigma-54 dependent transcriptional regulator: MKVLIVDDDEQLRIALFSTFKHLGHECILAQNAKEALNILRKESFDLILSDLKMPKVDGIDLLKQIKQNNINTPFVIMTAFGTIETAVLAIKLGAFDFIVKPFSRETIEKILSLSSSCLKFDCASKTTYDGDYVFKSEKMQEILQLIKKVANTDATVLLSGETGTGKEVIAKLIHASSNRSKQPFISVNCASIPSNLLESELFGYEKGAFSGAIKTYKGKFEQANGGTLLLDEISEMPLELQAKLLRVLQEKVVDKLGSAESVKIDTRIICTTNKNLAEQVKNGSFREDLFYRINVFPIFLSPLRERREDIPDLVNFFIKKYSNKFKKNINGISNDALEILLGYNWPGNVRELENTIERAIILSKEEFLKKEDIFLHGI